In Papio anubis isolate 15944 chromosome 17, Panubis1.0, whole genome shotgun sequence, the following are encoded in one genomic region:
- the CHD3 gene encoding chromodomain-helicase-DNA-binding protein 3 isoform X9, with protein sequence MASPLRDEEEEEEEMVVSEEEEEEEEEGDEEEEEVEAADEDDEEDDDEGVLGRGPGHDRGRDRHSPPGCHLFPPPPPPPPPPLPPPPPPPPPDKDDIRLLPSALGVKKRKRGPKKQKENKPGKPRKRKKRDSEEEFGSERDEYREKSESGGSEYGTGPGRKRRRKHREKKEKKTKRRKKGEGDGGQKQVEQKSSATLLLTWGLEDVEHVFSEEDYHTLTNYKAFSQFMRPLIAKKNPKIPMSKMMTILGAKWREFSANNPFKGSAAAVAAAAAAAAAAVAEQVSAAVSSATPIAPSGPPALPPPPAADIQPPPIRRAKTKEGKGPGHKRRSKSPRVPDGRKKLRGKKMAPLKIKLGLLGGKRKKGGSYVFQSDEGPEPEAEESDLDSGSVHSASGRPDGPVRTKKLKRGRPGRKKKKVLGCPAVAGEEEVDGYETDHQDYCEVCQQGGEIILCDTCPRAYHLVCLDPELDRAPEGKWSCPHCEKEGVQWEAKEEEEEYEEEGEEEGEKEEEDDHMEYCRVCKDGGELLCCDACISSYHIHCLNPPLPDIPNGEWLCPRCTCPVLKGRVQKILHWRWGEPPVAVPAPQQADGNPDVPAPRPLQGRSEREFFVKWVGLSYWHCSWAKELQLEIFHLVMYRNYQRKNDMDEPPPLDYGSGEDDGKSDKRKVKDPHYAEMEEKYYRFGIKPEWMTVHRIINHSVDKKGNYHYLVKWRDLPYDQSTWEEDEMNIPEYEEHKQSYWRHRELIMGEDPAQPRKYKKKKKELQGDGPPSSPTNDPTVKYETQPRFITATGGTLHMYQLEGLNWLRFSWAQGTDTILADEMGLGKTIQTIVFLYSLYKEGHTKGPFLVSAPLSTIINWEREFQMWAPKFYVVTYTGDKDSRAIIRENEFSFEDNAIKGGKKAFKMKREAQVKFHVLLTSYELITIDQAALGSIRWACLVVDEAHRLKNNQSKFFRVLNGYKIDHKLLLTGTPLQNNLEELFHLLNFLTPERFNNLEGFLEEFADISKEDQIKKLHDLLGPHMLRRLKADVFKNMPAKTELIVRVELSPMQKKYYKYILTRNFEALNSRGGGNQVSLLNIMMDLKKCCNHPYLFPVAAMESPKLPSGAYEGGALIKSSGKLMLLQKMLRKLKEQGHRVLIFSQMTKMLDLLEDFLDYEGYKYERIDGGITGALRQEAIDRFNAPGAQQFCFLLSTRAGGLGINLATADTVIIFDSDWNPHNDIQAFSRAHRIGQANKVMIYRFVTRASVEERITQVAKRKMMLTHLVVRPGLGSKAGSMSKQELDDILKFGTEELFKDENEGENKEEDSSVIHYDNEAIARLLDRNQDATEDTDVQNMNEYLSSFKVAQYVVREEDKIEEIEREIIKQEENVDPDYWEKLLRHHYEQQQEDLARNLGKGKRVRKQVNYNDAAQEDQDNQSEYSVGSEEEDEDFDERPEGRRQSKRQLRNEKDKPLPPLLARVGGNIEVLGFNTRQRKAFLNAVMRWGMPPQDAFTTQWLVRDLRGKTEKEFKAYVSLFMRHLCEPGADGSETFADGVPREGLSRQQVLTRIGVMSLVKKKVQEFEHINGRWSMPELMPDPSADSKRSSRASSPTKTSPTTPEASATNSPCTSKPATPAPSEKGEGIRTPLEKEEAENQEEKPEKNSRIGEKMDTEVDAPSPAPSLGERLEPRKIPLEDEVPGVPGEMELEPGYRGDREKSATESTPGERGEEKPMDGQEHRERPEGEAGDLGKRAEDVKGDRELRPGPRDEPRSNGRREEKTEKPRFMFNIADGGFTELHTLWQNEERAAISSGKLNEIWHRRHDYWLLAGIVLHGYARWQDIQNDAQFAIINEPFKTEANKGNFLEMKNKFLARRFKLLEQALVIEEQLRRAAYLNLSQEPAHPAMALHARFAEAECLAESHQHLSKESLAGNKPANAVLHKVLNQLEELLSDMKADVTRLPATLSRIPPIAARLQMSERSILSRLASKGTEPHPTPAFPPGPYATPPGYGAAFSAAPVGALAAAGANYSQMPAGSFITAATNGPPVLVKKEKEMVGALVSDGLDRKEPRAGEVICIDD encoded by the exons ATGGCTTCCCCTCTGagggacgaggaggaggaggaggaggagatggtggtgtcggaggaggaagaagaggaggaagaagagggcgacgaggaggaggaggaggtggaggcggCCGACGAGGACGATGAGGAGGACGACGACGAGGGAGTACTCGGGCGCGGGCCGGGCCACGACCGGGGCCGCGACCGCCACAGCCCCCCCGGCTGCCACCTcttcccgccgccgccgccgccaccgccgccaccgctgcccccgccgccgccgcccccgccgccaG ATAAGGATGACATTCGGCTGCTGCCTTCAGCATTGGGTGTGAAGAAGAGAAAACGAGGACCCAAGAAACAGAAGGAGAACAAGCCAGGAAAACCCCGAAAACGCAAGAAGCGT gacAGTGAGGAGGAATTTGGTTCTGAGCGAGATGAGTACCGGGAGAAGTCAGAGAGTGGGGGGAGTGAATATGGAACCGGACCAGGTCGGAAACGAAGAAGGAAGCACcgagaaaaaaaggagaagaagacaAAGCGGCGGAAAAAGGGGGAGGGAGATGGGGGGCAAAAG CAAGTGGAACAGAAGTCATCAGCAACTCTGCTTCTGACCTGGGGCCTGGAGGATGTGGAGCATGTGTTCTCTGAGGAGGATTACCACACACTCACCAACTACAAAGCCTTCAGCCAGTTCATGAG GCCCCTGATTGCTAAGAAGAATCCTAAGATCCCAATGTCTAAGATGATGACCATCCTTGGGGCCAAATGGAGAGAGTTCAGCGCCAACAACCCCTTCAAGGGGTCAGCAGCTGCTGtggcggcggcagcggcagcagcagcagcagctgtagCTGAGCAGGTGTCAGCTGCTGTCTCATCGGCCACCCCCATAGCACCCTCCGGACCCCCCGCCCTTCCACCACCCCCTGCTGCTGATATCCAGCCCCCACCCATCCGAAGAGCCAAAACCAAAGAGGGCAAAG GTCCAGGCCATAAGAGACGGAGTAAGAGCCCCCGAGTGCCTGATGGACGCAAGAAGCTTCGGGGAAAGAAAATGGCACCGCTCAAAATAAAACTAGGGCTGCTGGGtggcaagaggaagaaaggaggctcG TATGTTTTTCAGAGTGACGAAGGTCCTGAACCAGAGGCTGAGGAGTCAGACCTGGACAGTGGCAGTGTCCACAGTGCCTCAGGCCGGCCTGATGGCCCTGTCCGCACCAAGAAACTAAAGAGAGGCCGgccaggaaggaagaagaagaagg TCCTGGGCTGTCCTGCAGTGGccggggaggaggaggttgaTGGCTACGAGACGGATCACCAGGATTACTGTGAGGTGTGCCAGCAGGGTGGGGAAATTATTCTGTGTGACACCTGCCCTCGTGCCTACCACCTCGTCTGCCTTGATCCTGAGCTTGACCGGGCTCCCGAGGGCAAATGGAGCTGCCCTCACTGT GAGAAGGAGGGGGTCcagtgggaggccaaggaggaagaggaggaatacgaagaggagggagaggaggaaggggagaaggaggaggaggatgatcACATGGAGTACTGCCGCGTGTGCAAGGACGGCGGGGAGCTGCTGTGCTGTGACGCGTGCATCTCTTCCTACCACATTCATTGTCTAAACCCTCCCCTGCCTGACATTCCCAATGGTGAATGGCTGTGTCCCCGATGCACA TGCCCTGTGCTGAAGGGTCGAGTGCAGAAGATCCTGCATTGGCGGTGGGGGGAGCCGCCTGTAGCAGTGCCAGCCCCTCAACAGGCAGACGGGAATCCAGATGTCCCAGCCCCGCGTCCTCTTCAAGGCAGATCAGAGCGAGAGTTCTTTGTCAAGTGGGTGGGACTATCCTACTGGCACTGCTCCTGGGCCAAGGAGCTTCAG CTGGAAATCTTCCATTTGGTTATGTACCGAAACTACCAGCGGAAGAATGACATGGATGAGCCCCCGCCCCTGGACTATGGCTCCGGCGAGGATGATGGGAAGAGTGACAAGCGTAAAGTGAAAGACCCACACTATGCTGAGATGGAGGAGAAGTACTATCGTTTTGGCATCAAGCCAGAGTGGATGACTGTCCACCGTATCATCAACCACAG TGTGGATAAAAAGGGGAATTACCACTATCTAGTAAAATGGAGGGACTTGCCATATGACCAGTCCACGTGGGAGGAAGATGAAATGAATATCCCTGAATATGAAGAACATAAGCAAAGCTACTGGAGACACCG AGAACTAATTATGGGGGAAGACCCTGCCCAGCCCCGGAagtataagaaaaagaagaaggagctACAGGGTGATGGGCCTCCCAGTTCTCCCACTAATGAT CCTACCGTGAAATATGAGACTCAGCCACGGTTTATCACAGCCACTGGAGgcaccctgcacatgtaccagCTGGAAGGGCTGAACTGGCTGCGCTTCTCCTGGGCCCAGGGCACTGATACCATTCTAGCTGATGAGATGGGGCTGGGCAAGACCATACAAACTATTGTCTTCCTCTACTCACTCTATAAGGAG GGCCACACAAAAGGTCCCTTCCTGGTGAGTGCCCCACTCTCTACCATCATTAACTGGGAGCGGGAGTTCCAGATGTGGGCACCCAAATTCTATGTGGTGACATACACGGGTGACAAGGATAGCCGGGCCATCATTCGTGAGAATGAATTCTCCTTTGAGGACAACGCCATCAAAGGGGGCAAGAAAGCTTTTAAGATGAAG AGGGAGGCACAGGTGAAGTTCCACGTTCTCCTGACATCGTATGAGCTGATCACCATTGATCAGGCAGCACTCGGTTCTATCCGCTGGGCCTGTCTTGTGGTAGATGAGGCCCATCGACTCAAGAACAACCAGTCCAAG TTTTTCAGGGTTCTCAATGGTTACAAGATAGATCATAAGTTGCTGCTGACAGGAACCCCATTGCAGAACAATCTGGAGGAGCTCTTCCATCTCCTGAACTTCCTCACCCCAGAGAGATTTAA CAACttggagggcttcctggaggagttTGCTGACATATCCAAAGAGGACCAGATCAAGAAACTGCATGATTTGCTGGGGCCACATATGCTACGGAGGCTCAAGGCAGATGTCTTTAAGAACATGCCAGCCAAGACAGAGCTCATCGTTCGGGTGGAGCTAAGCCCCATGCAGAA GAAATACTACAAGTACATCCTGACTCGAAATTTTGAGGCCTTGAATTCACGAGGTGGTGGGAACCAGGTGTCGCTGCTTAATATCATGATGGATCTTAAGAAGTGCTGCAACCATCCATACCTTTTTCCCGTGGCTGCTATG GAGTCCCCCAAACTCCCCAGTGGGGCTTATGAGGGTGGGGCACTTATTAAGTCATCTGGGAAGCTCATGCTGCTCCAGAAGATGCTGCGAAAGCTGAAGGAGCAAGGACACCGAGTACTCATCTTCTCGCAG ATGACCAAAATGTTAGACTTGCTTGAGGACTTCTTAGACTATGAAGGCTACAAGTATGAACGCATCGATGGTGGCATCACTGGTGCCCTGAGGCAGGAAGCCATCGATCGGTTTAATG CTCCTGGAGCCCAACAATTCTGCTTCCTCCTGTCCACCCGAGCTGGGGGCCTGGGCATCAATCTGGCCACTGCTGACACTGTCATCATCTTTGATTCTGACTGGAACCCCCATAATGACATCCAG GCCTTTAGCCGGGCTCATCGGATTGGCCAGGCCAACAAAGTGATGATTTACCGGTTTGTGACTCGTGCGTCAGTGGAAGAGCGAATCACACAAGTGGCCAAAAGAAAGATGATGCTGACACACCTGGTTGTGCGGCCTGGGCTGGGCTCCAAGGCAGGCTCCATGTCTAAGCAGGAGCTTGACGACATTCTCAAATTTGGCACTGAAGAGCTGTTCAAGGATGAAAACGAGG GGGAGAACAAGGAGGAAGACAGCAGTGTGATTCATTATGACAATGAGGCCATCGCTCGGCTGTTGGACCGGAACCAGGATGCAACTGAGGACACTGACGTGCAGAACATGAATGAGTATCTCAGCTCCTTCAAAGTGGCACAGTACGTCGTGCGGGAAGAAGACAAG ATTGAGGAAATTGAGCGAGAGATCATCAAGCAGGAGGAGAACGTGGACCCTGACTACTGGGAGAAGCTGCTGAGGCATCACTATGAGCAACAGCAGGAAGACCTAGCCCGGAATCTAGGCAAGGGCAAGCGGGTTCGCAAGCAAGTTAACTACAATGATGCTGCTCAGGAAGACCAAG ACAACCAGTCAGAGTACTCGGTGGGTtcagaggaggaggatgaagactTCGATGAACGTCCTGAAG GGCGTAGACAGTCAAAGAGGCAGCTCCGGAATGAGAAAGATAAGCCACTGCCTCCACTGCTGGCCCGAGTCGGGGGCAACATTGAG GTGCTGGGCTTCAATACCCGTCAGCGGAAGGCTTTCCTCAATGCCGTGATGCGCTGGGGGATGCCACCACAGGATGCCTTCACCACGCAGTGGCTGGTGCGGGACCTGAGGGGCAAGACTGAGAAGGAGTTTAA GGCCTATGTATCTTTGTTCATGCGCCATCTGTGTGAGCCTGGGGCAGACGGCTCTGAAACCTTTGCCGATGGGGTCCCTCGGGAGGGACTGAGTCGCCAGCAGGTGTTGACCCGCATTGGAGTCATGTCTCTCGTCAAGAAGAAG GTGCAGGAGTTTGAGCACATCAATGGGCGTTGGTCAATGCCGGAACTGATGCCCGACCCCAGCGCTGACTCTAAGCGCTCCTCCAGAGCCTCCTCTCCTACCAAAACGTCTCCCACCACTCCTGAGGCTTCTGCTACCAACAGTCCCTGCACCTCTAAACCTG CTACTCCAGCTCCAAGTGAGAAAGGAGAAGGCATAAGGACTCCTCTTGAGAAGGAGGAAGCTGAAAACCAGGAGGAAAAGCCAGAGAAGAACAGCAGAATTGGGGAGAAGATGGACACAGAG GTTGatgcccccagcccagccccatcACTCGGGGAGCGGCTGGAGCCAAGGAAGATTCCTCTAGAGGATGAGGTGCCAGGGGTACCTGGAGAGATGGAGCTTGAACCTGGGTACCGTGGGGACAGAGAGAAGTCAG CCACAGAGTCGACGCCAGGAGAAAGGGGGGAGGAGAAGCCGATGGATGGACAGGAACACAGGGAGAGGCCGGAGGGGGAAGCAGGGGATTTGGGCAAGAGAG CAGAAGATGTAAAAGGTGACCGGGAGCTTCGACCAGGGCCTCGAGATGAGCCACGGTCCAATGGGCGAcgagaggaaaagacagagaagcCCCGGTTCATGTTCAATATCGCAGATGGTGGCTTCACAG AGCTTCACACACTGTGGCAGAATGAGGAACGGGCAGCTATTTCCTCAGGCAAACTCAATGAGATCTGGCACAGAAGACACGACTACTGGCTTCTGGCTGGGATTGTCCT CCATGGCTATGCACGGTGGCAGGACATCCAGAATGATGCTCAATTTGCCATTATCAACGAGCCATTTAAAACTGAAGCCAATAAGGGGAACTTTCTGGAGATGAAAAATAAGTTCCTGGCCCGGAGGTTCAAG CTCCTGGAGCAGGCGCTGGTGATTGAGGAGCAGCTGCGGCGGGCGGCCTACCTGAACCTGTCGCAGGAGCCGGCGCACCCCGCCATGGCCCTCCACGCCCGCTTCGCCGAGGCCGAGTGCCTGGCCGAGAGCCACCAGCACCTCTCCAAGGAGTCGCTGGCGGGGAACAAGCCGGCCAACGCCGTCCTGCACAAGG TTCTGAACCAGCTGGAGGAGTTGCTGAGCGACATGAAGGCGGACGTGACCCGCCTGCCAGCCACGCTATCCCGAATACCCCCCATCGCAGCCCGCCTTCAGATGTCCGAGCGCAGCATCCTCAGCCGGCTGGCCAGCAAGGGCACGGAGCCTCACCCCACACCG GCCTTCCCCCCGGGTCCCTACGCTACACCTCCGGGGTACGGGGCGGCCTTCAGCGCCGCACCCGTAGGGGCCCTGGCCGCCGCAGGCGCCAATTACAGCCAGATGCCTGCAGGGTCCTTCATCACAG CCGCCACCAACGGCCCTCCAGTGCT